Proteins found in one Streptococcus criceti HS-6 genomic segment:
- a CDS encoding DUF4931 domain-containing protein, producing MTQKLTFNVATAQKKPNNKDSCPFCQVDSLEKIIAQEGDMIWLDNKYPVLDKTYQTLIIESDHHLGDITTYSQEHNRKLFAFAIKAWRQLEESGQFKTVGLFKNFGPLSGGSLRHPHMQVIGFDDLDAYEAIDLKTFEGALVCQETERLAQVTISDQPMSSFTEINVAIADSGNSHKLADTVQKVLRYVLEGYLNGACSSYNLFFYHQEEGLICKVVPRFVASPYMIGYHLVQVNSAVRVAEEVAELQAFLEK from the coding sequence ATGACGCAAAAACTGACCTTTAATGTCGCTACCGCTCAAAAGAAACCCAACAATAAGGATAGCTGTCCCTTTTGTCAGGTAGATAGTCTGGAAAAAATCATCGCTCAAGAAGGCGATATGATTTGGCTAGACAATAAATATCCTGTCCTCGATAAGACCTACCAGACCTTGATCATTGAGTCTGATCATCATCTAGGTGATATCACGACCTACAGCCAAGAACATAATCGCAAGCTTTTTGCTTTCGCCATCAAGGCTTGGCGTCAGTTGGAGGAGAGCGGCCAGTTCAAGACGGTTGGCCTCTTTAAAAATTTCGGCCCCCTTTCCGGCGGATCTCTTCGCCATCCTCACATGCAGGTTATCGGTTTTGACGACCTTGATGCCTATGAGGCTATTGACCTGAAAACCTTTGAGGGAGCTCTGGTCTGTCAAGAGACAGAGCGGTTGGCTCAGGTCACTATTTCCGACCAGCCCATGAGCAGTTTCACTGAAATCAATGTGGCTATAGCAGATAGCGGGAACAGCCATAAGCTGGCTGACACTGTTCAAAAGGTCCTCCGCTATGTTTTAGAGGGTTATTTAAATGGAGCCTGCAGCTCCTACAATCTCTTCTTTTACCATCAGGAGGAAGGTCTCATTTGTAAGGTGGTTCCCCGTTTTGTGGCCTCTCCCTATATGATTGGCTATCATCTGGTTCAGGTCAATTCAGCTGTCAGAGTGGCAGAAGAAGTAGCAGAGTTACAGGCTTTTTTAGAAAAGTAG